In the Verrucomicrobiia bacterium genome, one interval contains:
- a CDS encoding helix-turn-helix transcriptional regulator: MREARRRLRLTQFALAKRVGCSESQITKIETGRATPEKWLKEAIARELGVATWEVGV; this comes from the coding sequence ATGCGCGAGGCGCGACGTCGCCTCCGCCTGACGCAGTTCGCGCTGGCGAAGCGGGTGGGATGCTCCGAATCCCAGATCACAAAGATCGAGACCGGCAGAGCCACCCCGGAGAAGTGGCTGAAGGAAGCAATTGCCCGGGAACTGGGCGTCGCCACGTGGGAGGTCGGCGTATG